A part of Miscanthus floridulus cultivar M001 chromosome 6, ASM1932011v1, whole genome shotgun sequence genomic DNA contains:
- the LOC136458289 gene encoding uncharacterized protein isoform X1 — MDKILGKDYKCLNMVFEIAQITYNERSPPTYSRTAKPCIENVTKKKRAGDQLTKKTSKKKKVSASFDSEKVVEDEVYLGVDVDSQELYSQQAREDEVRMISLVFNSSGLTLPMLTSLGDYFQNLAFDENVSGGNLSLPQKNVGKDTLPSSPPIVNAAATVAIATAEVKIEEGEILVKAVQETAEPSSQRFVAETPLGTAGDVGATLHVASPPQIILQDTDLGGGPMKTDAPRVKAHKGKGTTTVTLDFDDSDDIFDEETKNVRASRLTESIIDVNTGEKVAYQLEKGVSMEEIFPDPSSQRETTVDVGKMKEVAQEPATPAEALETISDGVDPEAYKRCLEYYQAQGVNLDTFKFIGIGLDKLRIMLKKPELKLSRCIDDAFAVPDVEAELVGKSSLELADASVTMIYKNALLQRSLRKSLEEAAKNAALLEKSCLRRSNL; from the exons ATGGACAAAATTCTGGGGAAGGATTATAAATGTTTGAACATGGTTTTTGAAATTGCTCAAATCACATATAATGAAAGGTCTCCACCAACGTATTCTCGTACGGCGAAGCCATGTATAGAGAATGTTACAAAGAAGAAAAGAGCTGGTGATCAACTTACTAAGAAAACTAGCAAAAAGAAGAAGGTTTCAGCTTCTTTTGATTCAGAAAAAGTTGTAGAAGATGAAGTTTATTTAGGTGTTGATGTTGACAGTCAAGAACTTTATAGTCAGCAAGCTCGTGAAGATGAGGTGAGAATGATTAGTTTAGTTTTTAATTCTAGTGGTTTGACTCTGCCGATGTTGACTTCGCTTGGTGACTATTTCCAGAATTTGGCTTTTGATGAAAATGTTAGTGGAGGTAATTTGTCTTTGCCTCAAAAAAATGTTGGCAAAGACACTTTGCCTTCTTCACCTCCTATTGTTAATGCTGCTGCTACTGTTGCTATTGCTACTGCTGAAGTGAAGATTGAAGAAGGTGAGATTTTGGTTAAGGCTGTGCAGGAAACTGCAGAGCCGTCTTCTCAAAGATTTGTTGCTGAAACTCCACTAGGAACTGCCGGGGATGTTGGTGCTACTCTGCATGTTGCCTCGCCTCCCCAAATTATTTTGCAAGATACTGATTTAGGAGGTGGGCCTATGAAGACCGATGCTCCAAGAGTTAAAgctcacaagggtaagggtactaCTACCGTTACGCTTGATTTTGATGATTCTGATGATATCTTTGATGAAGAGACAAAAAATGTTCGTGCTTCTCGTCTTACCGAGTCCATAATTGATGTAAATACTGGTGAAAAAGTTGCATATCAACTCGAGAAGGGTGTTTCTATGG AGGAAATTTTCCCGGACCCTTCGTCTCAAAGAGAGACGACTGTGGATGTTGGGAAAATGAAAGAGGTGGCTCAGGAGCCTGCTACTCCAGCTGAAGCTTTAGAAACTATTTCTGATGGAGTGGACCCAGAGGCATACAAACGTTGTTTAGAGTACTACCAAGCTCAAGGTGTGAATTTAGACACTTTCAAATTTATTGGGATTGGCTTGGACAAACTTCGTATTATGTTGAAGAAGCCAGAATTAAAGTTGTCAAGGTGCATTGATGATGCCTTCGCAGTTCCTGACGTGGAGGCTGAACTTGTTGGTAAATCTTCCCTTGAGTTGGCAGATGCTAGTGTTACCATGATTTACAAG AATGCTCTTTTGCAAAGGAGTTTGCGTAAATCTCTTGAAGAAGCTGCGAAGAATGCTGCGCTTCTCGAGAAAAGTTGCTTGAGGAGATCAAATCTTTGA
- the LOC136458292 gene encoding probable glutathione S-transferase GSTF1, producing the protein MVPPVKIFGHPMSTNVARVLVCLEEVGAEYELVTIDFLTGEHEVPDHVARNPFGKIPALQDGDLILFESRAIAKYILRKFKSSEVDLLKEGDIAAAAMVDVWAEVEAQQYYPALSPVVFECIIFPVMRGTTTDQKVVDESLDKLKKLLEVYEARLSEHKYLAGDFFSLADLNHFPFTFYFMATPYASVFDAYPRVKGWWQSIMSRPSIKKIAANMPTKF; encoded by the exons ATGGTGCCGCCGGTGAAGATATTCGGGCACCCGATGTCGACGAACGTGGCGCGGGTGTTGGTGTGCCTAGAGGAGGTCGGCGCTGAGTATGAGCTGGTGACCATCGACTTCCTCACCGGCGAGCACGAAGTTCCTGACCACGTCGCGCGAAAT CCGTTTGGGAAGATCCCTGCTCTGCAAGATGGCGACCTTATCCTGTTTG AGTCGCGCGCAATTGCGAAGTACATCCTCCGCAAGTTCAAGTCAAGTGAGGTGGATCTCCTGAAGGAGGGGGACatcgcggcggcggccatggtagaCGTATGGGCTGAGGTCGAGGCGCAGCAGTATTACCCTGCCCTCTCGCCCGTAGTGTTCGAGTGCATCATCTTCCCCGTCATGCGCGGCACCACCACCGACCAGAAGGTCGTGGACGAGAGCCTGGACAAGCTGAAGAAGCTGCTAGAGGTGTACGAGGCGCGCCTGTCGGAGCACAAGTATTTGGCCGGGGATTTCTTCAGCTTGGCGGACCTCAACCATTTCCCCTTCACCTTCTACTTCATGGCCACGCCGTACGCATCCGTGTTCGACGCGTATCCTCGCGTGAAGGGGTGGTGGCAGAGCATCATGTCCAGGCCGTCCATCAAGAAGATAGCTGCAAATATGCCGACCAAGTTTTAG
- the LOC136458289 gene encoding uncharacterized protein isoform X2 yields the protein MDKILGKDYKCLNMVFEIAQITYNERSPPTYSRTAKPCIENVTKKKRAGDQLTKKTSKKKKVSASFDSEKVVEDEVYLGVDVDSQELYSQQAREDEVRMISLVFNSSGLTLPMLTSLGDYFQNLAFDENVSGGNLSLPQKNVGKDTLPSSPPIVNAAATVAIATAEVKIEEGEILVKAVQETAEPSSQRFVAETPLGTAGDVGATLHVASPPQIILQDTDLGGGPMKTDAPRVKAHKGKGTTTVTLDFDDSDDIFDEETKNVRASRLTESIIDVNTGEKVAYQLEKGVSMEEIFPDPSSQRETTVDVGKMKEVAQEPATPAEALETISDGVDPEAYKRCLEYYQAQVPDVEAELVGKSSLELADASVTMIYKNALLQRSLRKSLEEAAKNAALLEKSCLRRSNL from the exons ATGGACAAAATTCTGGGGAAGGATTATAAATGTTTGAACATGGTTTTTGAAATTGCTCAAATCACATATAATGAAAGGTCTCCACCAACGTATTCTCGTACGGCGAAGCCATGTATAGAGAATGTTACAAAGAAGAAAAGAGCTGGTGATCAACTTACTAAGAAAACTAGCAAAAAGAAGAAGGTTTCAGCTTCTTTTGATTCAGAAAAAGTTGTAGAAGATGAAGTTTATTTAGGTGTTGATGTTGACAGTCAAGAACTTTATAGTCAGCAAGCTCGTGAAGATGAGGTGAGAATGATTAGTTTAGTTTTTAATTCTAGTGGTTTGACTCTGCCGATGTTGACTTCGCTTGGTGACTATTTCCAGAATTTGGCTTTTGATGAAAATGTTAGTGGAGGTAATTTGTCTTTGCCTCAAAAAAATGTTGGCAAAGACACTTTGCCTTCTTCACCTCCTATTGTTAATGCTGCTGCTACTGTTGCTATTGCTACTGCTGAAGTGAAGATTGAAGAAGGTGAGATTTTGGTTAAGGCTGTGCAGGAAACTGCAGAGCCGTCTTCTCAAAGATTTGTTGCTGAAACTCCACTAGGAACTGCCGGGGATGTTGGTGCTACTCTGCATGTTGCCTCGCCTCCCCAAATTATTTTGCAAGATACTGATTTAGGAGGTGGGCCTATGAAGACCGATGCTCCAAGAGTTAAAgctcacaagggtaagggtactaCTACCGTTACGCTTGATTTTGATGATTCTGATGATATCTTTGATGAAGAGACAAAAAATGTTCGTGCTTCTCGTCTTACCGAGTCCATAATTGATGTAAATACTGGTGAAAAAGTTGCATATCAACTCGAGAAGGGTGTTTCTATGG AGGAAATTTTCCCGGACCCTTCGTCTCAAAGAGAGACGACTGTGGATGTTGGGAAAATGAAAGAGGTGGCTCAGGAGCCTGCTACTCCAGCTGAAGCTTTAGAAACTATTTCTGATGGAGTGGACCCAGAGGCATACAAACGTTGTTTAGAGTACTACCAAGCTCAAG TTCCTGACGTGGAGGCTGAACTTGTTGGTAAATCTTCCCTTGAGTTGGCAGATGCTAGTGTTACCATGATTTACAAG AATGCTCTTTTGCAAAGGAGTTTGCGTAAATCTCTTGAAGAAGCTGCGAAGAATGCTGCGCTTCTCGAGAAAAGTTGCTTGAGGAGATCAAATCTTTGA